The DNA segment TCTGATATTCACATGTGTGGTGATATGACAAGAGGTCAACATGTCAATgactcttcatttttatttatattatgtttatttCATGTGTGGTTTGTTTTGTGAATCTCATATCTGCTGTTTCTCCTCTGTGCTCTCAGTGAACACACCGTTCCCTGCGGTCATGAATACTTTGCCATTACACAACACAAGTcctatatattataaatacacaTGTGCGTTAATACACAGTTCTAGTGTGACTAGTGCTTTTGGAAGTGTTTGTGGTGAATCGAGGGACACTGTGTAACTGgttcaaatcaatatttcttTGTGATTCCAAACATTTGAATGTAAATTTCCCTGACAAAAAAGTTCATTCAAGTGTGCTATAGTATACATCTTTTAAACTGCCTTTTtaacaaagtacatttacaaatgaaaGGTGGGTGGTGTTAATGAAACGTGTCCCAGAATCTCATATgaaaacgtttttatttatttcattaaaggTCAGATTAAACACATTATGCACACATTCAGATTGGTTTTTCAGTGTGCATATAAactcttttaaacaaaaatgttgttaaatcAAAAACGAAATGTTACAAACTCGTCTGTGTGAAGATCAACAATGAACAGTCAtgtgagacagagaaagaagCAATGAAGGACCGGTGAGTTCTCACACAAATGTCCAGACGCATGCACATCGAGGCCAGACATCCCTACAGTACTGAAGTGTAAACTCGCTTTTCATATTGATAATAATCTTATTCCTTTTCTGTTTGTCCTGTTTATGTCTGTAGTGATTGAATCTTTATGTCCGTACAAATATTTACACGGGTCTTGTTTGCTGGAGAAGCAAATGAAAGTTAaaggatgtttttttatttgaggacaaacacacagatgCAGAAGAGTGTTGAATCTGATCACTGATctacacaacaaacacaacacacaaaagacGTCTGACAGTCTGCGATTCTCACAATACAGCACAGTGGATCTGAACGGATCATGTATTCAATTCTAGTTCTTCATTTGAGGTGTTCATGGCTCTTTTATTTTATTCGATGACaatatttaaagtgatacttcacccaaaaatgaaaattctgtcatcatttcctcacctttgagttgctccaaatgtgtataaatgtctttgttctgatgaacacagaagaagacatgttgaagaatgtaggacagcaaacagttctggggcacttttgactaccgttgtttttttcctactatgggagtcaatgggggtcaagatctgtctggttagaagcattcttccaaatatctttctctgtgttcatcagaacaaagaagtttatacagatttggaacaactcaaaggtgaggaaatgatgaaagcattttcattttgggtgaactgtccctttaattttgcATTTGTTAGAGCATTAGCTTCACCTGTTGGCACCagatttatgtttgtgtgtgaacatGAATCAGAATTTTTGTCGTGTCGTGTGTGTTGGTCACTCACATGCGTGTATGGTTGAGGGATTTGAACTGGTTTATTCACAAAGTGAGAAAAATGATTCATTAACTCAAAGTACAGAAACCACTTTACACTTTTACAAAAGTAAACGAGAACACATTCTAATGATGATCAAGATTAACATCACATGATTTGGCAGGTCCGTGTGAAAGCGACTTTAAACGTGTGCATGTCCAAGCCTTCCGCGAGTGTCTTTCACACAGATAAATGTTTTAAGTAAATTTTGAATAATGACCATCATGTGTGTCTTTAATACAGCACGGCACTGCTACATATATTCGTTGTATAGTGATTTCTAGAGAAGTGAAGGGTGATGTTGAAAGTCCGTTTAATATTCTGCTGTTTTCTCCTTCTTCACTTGTCCCGGCCCGTCATCAGATGGAAACTCGTCCTCCCGCTCACAGCTCACCTCCACAGTGATGGACGCCGACGTGGCGGCGGAGAGACGCTGACAGCGAGCCTGGTGTTTCAAGAAACTGTCCCTCCAGACGATCTTCTTGCCGCAGAAGACGCACTCGTACGGCCGCAGGCTTCCATGAGTCTTGACGTGTTTGGTCAGGTGGTGCTTCATTTTAAAGCTCTTGGAGCATACGGGACAGGCGAATGGACGGAGATTCAGGTGCTGCATCTTGACGTGCCGGTCGCGCATGCTCTTCAGCGTGTAGGCTTTACCGCAGTGGCAGTAGTGAACTTTGCCCGCATAGGACGTCCCAGAGAGAGGAGACGAGGGGGAGGTGAGCGGAGGAGAGGAAGAGGGCGGAACGGAGGAGGACTGCGACGCCGGCGAGACGGTCTGGGGCCAAGAGAGCTCGGAGGGTCCCGGCGCGAACTCGTCGGGGGGCACGGGGAGTAAAGGACGCTGGGAAACTTGCCCCGTGGCCTCCTGAATCTCATCGTAGGTCTGGAATTCGCCGTCGGGGAATCGGCCGATGTCCATTCCGTCTTCGTCGGCCTCCTCCGCGCAACCTCTCCTGGCGGAGTCTTTCTTGCCGTCCGACCGAGCGCACAAACCCGGCGGCCAATCGGCATCACCGTGCCACTGAGCGGGCGGATCCGTTTGAGATGGATGGCACACTTCGCTCCCTCCGCACTCCCTCTCTCTTAGACGTCCCCCTGAGAGAAGACAAGAGCAGACAAAAGAGTGAGAAACATGTCAGTGCCGCGGGCGGGTGAAGCTCTCCCGGGTGGACGGCAGTTAAACAGCTGTGATGAAGAAGCTCCACTCACCGGCCTGATGCTCCTCACACTTCACTCTCACTTTCTCCTCTTCCGAGAACTCTCCCACCCCTTCGTCCGCCTCCATCCACCTCTCCCCTCTCCTCCTGTGCTCCTCTTCCTCTCGGGCTCTTTGGAGGCGTGTTCGGAACCTGTGGCGCGCGCCGGAGTCCACTTCGTTTTCCACGTTGTGCGTCAGAGGTACGACGGAGCAGCTGTGATCTGCGTGGCAGTCGGGCCGGGGAGACTCCGCTTTGAGGGGGATGGAGAGGCTGCTTCTGCCCCACCTGCCCTGCTGctgctgatgatgatgatgaggacgCCTCCAGGTGGCCAGAGGAGGTAACGCGCCGTGCTCCCTCTTCTCCAGGGCGACGCTTTGCTCGCCCGCTCCTCGGTCCTGCTCCTCCGCAAAACAGCAGTCCGAGCTGCTGGGCGACTGGTGGCTGGAGGAGGTAGCCCCGCCTGGGCTGAGCTGGGCTAAAGGTCGTGACCTCTTAAGGATGTCTGTGCACTTGTCCACGATGTGCCACATCTGAAGGAAACTGGCAACGGTGACGTAGTTGACGATGTCATCGCGTACGATGCTGAGCTGTCCCGTGTACACGGAGGTTAAGACGCTCTCGAACGCCAAAGGATCCATCACAGAGGGAAGAGAAACCGTGGTTACGTTCTTCAACAGAACCTGaggaccaatcacaacacacacaagctGTTTTGCTAACCATCTGTCTAAATGTCACTCACTGTATGTGAAGCTCACTTTTCAGCATTTGAAAACATGTTGAACTTTGTGAGTTGTGTTTAGATTCTGGGCTcagttattataaataaatatcactGTTTTAATACAGTAAGTCTATGTAAGAATATGTTTTTGTCTGCTATTTAAAACTTGAAGTCACTTAAAGCTTGTCATTTATTAACAGGTCCTCACAGgattaaaaatgacaagttTGAAAAGACCTCGAGTTCATATGATATTTCTCAATAACCATCTGGAGATAAATACTGTTGTATATAGTTCTGTAGatactgtaatgtttttaaagggacCATCGGAGAAAAATCCAAAAATTTcggtgtttaagtgctataatcgggtccccggtgcatctagcgactcagaaaacatgaaaaagaaGAACCCTGTAACTTTGTTTCGGTGAGCCTTTTTCTGCAAGCATGTCAGAAATCGAGCCAATCAGATTTCGCTCCCCTTGTGACATAGAAAGgggttcttattataatattaccgcccatTAATCTGCATGTTTAAACCCACTGCATGGCCATGGCATGCACTACACCAGTGTTTCCAAACCCTGGTTCTCAGGGCACACCTCCCGCAATGTTTGAAACGTCTCCCTAATTAACACACCAACAGgctgatgagttgaatcaggttgAATCTAGgcctgcagctatcgattattttagtaatcgagtattctactgattttccatcgattaatcgggtattcggataataagtacttatCCTTTactaaagagcaatactaaatatacaagagaaaataatacaggtctcttaaaatgaacaaccaatttgtttcctttttagaaaaaatattttttttattgctgaaattgcatacattaatatctgtgaaaagttaacccatttaatacattacattgccatattacataaaaaatgcaatatcatacaaatgtataaataagaaacattaataaaaatagaaagaataatttcaaaggtaaaaaactaactttgcatttagtttatctaaattagtttttttttttttactatcaaatagtaatgtatttgtccacataaaataccgagttaaccggacttttattttggcaggttgtctgaagacgcttattttttagtatgtctgtttcttcactcaaaccataaaatgttcgtgaaataaactctgagcaactctggaggtgaagttcatgtcctcattcagcgcagacgcacgttaaactgtgcagttcattcgcTCAGACACGctgaacagacagatgacatgtgtaaataacaggattcggcgtccgcatctagtttgatggactcaatgcagccggaaaacaagtttcactcgcaaaatagactaaaactaagtaaactTTCacttcaccatttcaataagctatcagttatttatcagcatgagaaacacgtgtgagcgtgtgaacagactcaaatgcgtgtgtctgacggtgaatgcgtgagacttgagagcctgtaacatgaacagagtttagcgggctgtgcgtcagtaataacggtccgtggggaaacgcagcgctccgtgtgtactgcagttaaattgattaaacaaagcttcaaggcaacaaaaatttgcctcgatgattttttgtaatcgaattactcgaggaatcgtttcagccctagttgaatctaaaacattctgggaggTGTTACCCGAAGACCAGCATTGGGAAACTTGTTCGactcgatgcggcgccgcaagatccgacaagcggattagagagcgattcgaaaaaacataaaaagttaGCTTTCAAATCGccctcgcggtactttgatgtcatccacctgtcggatcttgcggcacTGCAACAAGCCTTTCATGTGCGTCGTGTCAACACCCCGGACGGAAGGAAGAGGGGTGGGGTGCACAGTAACTCATTTAAGGAGACATACACCAAACCGGGTTGCTGTGAGTATAGGTGCTTACACAACCAtcgagtgtttttaagcaaaatatattGTTGAAAATGTTCACCCGATGAGTCTAAAGATTCCAGTGATAAACAAATAATTTCTAAACTATGTAATCTCAAATCAGTATTTTGGGATTTCTCGGTTATTTGATGATGATGAAGTCTTGTCTTTAAAAACACGCTGACCTCACCTGGTCATGAAAGTAGGGAGATGAAGCGGCCAGCACACAGCGGTGGGCTCGGAACACCTGACCCTGCACCTGGATGGACAGGTCGCATAACTGACCCTCCTCGCGCTGCCGGTTGAGATTCTCCAGAACGGACGCGCGGACGCTCGGGAAACACACGTGCAGAACCGGACCGAGCGGAGCGCTGGGGCGGCCGAGCATCTGCTCCATCCTGCGGGGAGACAAACATCATCAGCGGCCGAGCGATCACTTAAACACAGGCGACAACAGGCCTGCAGATCAGATCCACTCGAGCAAATCAGACCGTCAATCGACTCACAATCGGAACATACTAACGCATACAGTCGCATGTAAACAACATACTGTCCCCGATGATCATGTGTGTAGCTATGCAACAACATGCGGTTCTGATCGCGATTAAACTGTCGTCAGCTGGTTTGAATTGTCGACCTTGTTTATTGGTCACTTGATCTGGTTTATACATCGATACAGATGAAGTGTGCGTGTTTTAGTAATCTTACCTGCTGTCTGTGTGATAGAGCTCCAAGTCTGCGGAAGAGAAGAGACAGACCCGCCCCGTCCGGAAGCCCCTCCCCTCCTGCCTCACAATACCGAAGACACACCGCGCAGACCTATCGACTTATGACATCATAGTATCGCGAGGGCGATTCGAGCAGTCGGATGTCGCGGTACCCCTCGCTGAACCTAGTGGGCGGGGCTCCACCTCTGCGGACCTTGTCAAGTCCTGTCAACTCTAATGGAaaaataatgcttgttttgatgCGCAAGTTTCTCACATTTTTGTCATGATTTGTGATTTTTCATCATGGTCAGCATTGTTTCTGTGACAAACGGCATTACGTGAACacctaaaaaaaacctttttgtccaaactatttgtgtgtttttaacaactGTTGAAACATCGTATCTATCTCAAATGTCGTATATTTTTCCATCTTGAATGAATcgtttcttttttccttctctTTTCAATTagcttcggataaaagcgtctgctataatgtactgtaaatgacaAAGACAGAAGGCAACGTGAACGCTTACTATCTATTTATCCCTTCCTTCTTTTTTCCATCGCATTAATATAGCATCTGTAAGAGATCTGCTAAacgtcttagaaagagctgttgtacatccattctacatcctacacatcttacagacatcttctagaggtgtataggacatctgacagcagacgtctcggagatgtagggcagatgagcaaacagcatctgccagatgtcatGCAGATgaaaatgtacgtgtgctatcaggggtGTATATTTGTGAATATATTAATTCGTATAATCACGTTTTGTATACGTATACCTAATGTACTTAAACAGTCTTGTAAACATAATGTATATTGAATAATAACATGACTGTAACTTAGGATAGACTCGACCTTCGTGTAGGCTATACATTATGCTTTTCCAATAAGTAACCAGTCTGAAACCTTTGACTTGCCACAGAACAGAATAATCCCGATAAACACATTTGCTCTGAGACTATGAGGCATCCACTCCAACAACATTTGGGAAATAGTCACATAGTCCTTCAAGCGTTGCTGCATggatttatttgtttctattaACCTTAATTAGATTTAACATCAAATACATCTTTGATGTAGAAAATAAgaatatataaactatatcaTAAATCTATTTCAAGAACACCACATTTTGTCACACAAAATTGTAATGgaatattacaaaacaaaacccaatcagcatttacatacagtacataacatTTACAATATCCTACTAGTAGATTGACATATGAGGGTCAAGACACAGAGATTTGTCCCGTATTTCCTGCAAGAAAACGTCCATGTTCTCTAGTCTCTGAAAAGGAGTCCaatcatacggcatttgtttgtgaatactaaaatacaagtgtaacttgtatcacgttcacggatgactgtgcatgcatttggtaaacattttgatattaaattcatcccataaaataaacattctttttgaTTCTACTAGATCTATTCACATGTACTGAAGCAGAAGGGGAGGAGGGGCATCTCAGAGTGGTAATGTGGGGCAACATGTTAGACGTTCACAAGTTTGAAACATCCATTCCAAATGCGATTCgtccctttaaaaatgtgaCTTAGTCACACGTGATTCATgtacttaaaggcgcagttcttgaaaatcagcggccactagcgttgaattatagttttgcaacaagtcatttgcccacccctccctttcgaatgaCGACGGAGGCCGCAGNNNNNNNNNNNNNNNNNNNNNNNNNNNNNNNNNNNNNNNNNNNNNNNNNNNNNNNNNNNNNNNNNNNNNNNNNNNNNNNNNNNNNNNNNNNNNNNNNNNNNNNNNNNNNNNNNNNNNNNNNNNNNNNNNNNNNNNNNNNNNNNNNNNNNNNNNNNNNNNNNNNNNNNNNNNNNNNNNNNNNNNNNNNNNNNNNNNNNNNNNNNNNNNNNNNNNNNNNNNNNNNNNNNNNNNNNNNNNNNNNNNNNNNNNNNNNNNNNNNNNNNNNNNNNNNNNNNNNNNNNNNNNNNNNNNNNNNNNNNNNNNNNNNNNNNNNNNNNNNNNNNNNNNNNNNNNNNNNNNNNNNNNNNNNNNNNNNNNNNNNNNNNNNNNNNNNNNNNNNNNNNNNNNNNNNNNNNNNNNNNNNNNNNNNNNNNNNNNNNNNNNNNNNNNNNNNNNNNNcaaatctaaaaatgcaaaaagtgttctatgatctttaggtttagggatagggttagggataggggatagaatatacagtttgtacagtataaaaacattacgcctgtggactgtccccacggggataataaaccagacatgtgtgtgtgtgtgtgtgtgtgtgtgtgtgtgtgtgtgtgtgtgtgtgtgtgtgtgtgtgtgtgtgtgtgtgtgagggattaCGGCCTTGAGCAggcctctgtgtctctctgatCCTCGAATCATTTATAGTGTGACAGATTtgagtgtctgtctgtccgttTGTGTGTAtctctgaaaaacacaaaatactcTTTATTGTTCCACACTGTTTTCATCAGGAATAACCTCACACATGTGTTCAGTGTCTCTCATGATAATGCTTTTGaatccattttaaatgaatgtatactttaccatttaaatattatatatggatcatttttttgtcatttcacgAATGAGGAGACATTCTTGCGTTGTTATAATTTCAgaatatatgtttttaataaaataacaagcTGATATATTGAAGTGTGACTCAGTGTCTGTCTCCCCCCTCACCACCCGCAGCGAGCTCATCTTGTCCAACATTGACGTCAGTGTTTCCGGTAATTGGCAGTGTCACGTGACCAGTTCCCGTGGCAACAGCTCAATTGGCATGGAGATCGTGGTTCTGGAGACATCTGCTGTGTACTGCTCGGCCGAGAGGATCAGCACTAACAAGGGAGACTTCAGGTGTGTGCAGAACATCTGCAGCGTCTCTTCTGAAGATCCCTGAAGACGTGATTTAGGAAACTGCGTTAAGCACCAGATTTAAATGCACATCATCACACGCATCACACTTCATTCATCACgtaaactgtgtttgtgtgtgaggacATTGTGTTAGATGATCCATTTCTAATCATTTAAATATCAGAACATATAGAGTCACAGCTAAACATTGCTTtagatgacaaaaaaaatcaacccTTACAAATCCCTTacaaggggtgctgcaacggtgtgtcatgcatatGACTTCTTTagaatgttaaacgtgctgtcttctcatgcttaacatggtcaacttgtcaaaaaaccagTTGGGCGTAtggcgtagtatttctgtgctcgatacactcccccagcgatcgtacaggtttcagaaagtttttttccaaaatataaaactgtttcataacaatttttcttagtcccttattgggcaattctcccggaaaagcacggagagcaggagaaggagcatgcgcagacgtcactttcacttgtgtgcaggagagagagagagcgagcgagagagcagttcaggtgtttgtttgttcactgcatttgggtgatgaatgttcaaTAAACGGTGATATAACGCTgaatttggagatggtttgaaactgatatatggaaccgtcccagcgctaaaagatggtggacatgaaccgcatgcggtgagtgaaactgatgtctgtgttttgttggcaatgggtgcgcacgtgctttagttcagcctaatcctcccccccgcacgcgccgtatgctttcggaaataatcgtacagctgtatctgtcttttataaatgtgatcgtatcttcaaagagtatttagtttgaatcagaatcagaatcagaatcagaagagctttattgccaagtgtgcttgcacacacaaggaattttctttggtgttggaagcttctagtacagacattcaacacaatgacaatacaatataatacgatttacagtctaaaagattctaaatgtgcatatataaaataaagactattgtacagaaaatgggggataataacatataagagacattgtacagggtagtatatagtagaatatacatatgaacagattgtatgtacacttgtgcaaatggatcatgtagtaagtagaggtagtgttatatacatgtatacataagatgtagatataataaggcactatagtgcacactataggagtagtggaagtggaatattgctcttaaggagcagttatctgtttaggagggagattgcctgggggaagaagctgcttctgtgtctggaagtcctggtgtttggtgctctaaagcgccggccagagggcagcagatcaaagaagtatgcaatactactctataggtactcaagattaatatgagattggctgaaaccgcgtgtgttacgGCCGCTTTAATGAAGTACACTTATGTAAAGTATGCTTTATGTAGTAggtatactaatatcaatgtTCTAGTAGTATCCTTGTTAGTGAACTGATGTGCTGACTGTACAGGTGGCTGAAGACATTGGCTGGATTCATGGCCTTCCTTCCATGTGCAGTACCCAGCTATAGCTCCACCCCTCAGGAGAAGAGGGCGTGGCGCAGGTGTGACCGCACGGGCCATTGGACAGAGCACGATTACAACCAGTGTTCTTACGCCAGCGAGTTAACCCGCAGCCTACATCAACTCACACAGGTGAATATAACCTTCATCACTGTTAACACATCACGTCTGAGACTCATTCTGAGCTGAATGAAGAATTCACATCTGTCAAATGTTCTTTCATTCACTTTTCCCCTCTTATCTCAATAATATGTgttatcaaatatatttttctctgaTATGTGTGTCAGGAACACTAGAGTTATGATCTCGTTCTCTGTTTCAGATACCAGTGAACGTTTCAAACGCTCTGACTTTAGCGCAGCAGATCTCCTCTTTCACCAGCAGGGCGGCGCTCTTTGGAGACATGATGGATGTCATATTTGTCACACACCTCGTTGAAAGAATCACACGTCTGGTGGATCATCTCAGAGAGGTAAGAATTCGATCGTATTATTAACAATGTCTGGATAATGACAGTAAGCAGGTATAGTTGATAGAAATAGGATAAAATTGCAATCATTTTACGAATATATTCATATCTCTCAATAACTTCACAACAGTTGAGAATTATTTGtgttttacacaaaacacatttaccTGCAGAGCCTCACCTTTTTGGtttctttaaaggaatagttcacccccaaaaaagGACTATTCTCtgatcatttactcgcccttatGTCATCTCAGATGTTTGCGACATCatttcagttgaacacaaacaaatcgttttatttaaaatataaatcttcCCATAAAGGGAAGTGTTGATGCTGCAGAAAAACATCCACCATTGGCGTAATAAATGTTTTCAGAAATGAAAGGAAACGTTTGTAGAGAAAACCCTTCATATTGAGCTCATTAGTATTTCATCATGTGAGATCTGCTTATGAAGTACATATATgacaacatacagtatgatCATCTTGAGACTCGTGAGCTTCATCAATATCAACATGCTGACACATATTTATTATAACTTACTGCACTGATCTGTTGTTGCAATATGGCTTTCTCATGCTAACACAAACATAGTGTttggcttcagaagaccttcATAACCAACCGGAGTCATGTGGATTATTTGTGTTTAATGAGTCCTGTATAAGAAGAGATGACATTACAGCATTTCATTGCTTTGGAAAGAGCATGTGCTAAATGAAGAAATTTTCATGTATTGCAAAACGATTCATTTGTGTTGAACTGATGTATTATTGTCCGGAGCGGCTCACCAGCTGCTGCTGTGTAATTGACATTCAGTTTGAGTCGCAGCACATTGTTATCAGCTCCAGGTGTTGTGTACACATGATGAGTGAACGTCTTCAGCATTTTAACAGTCCTGTCATGTCAGCAGGAACGCTGAAGTGTGTCAATGAGCAGAAATTCAACCTCGCTACGGGCAAATTCATTTCACTGAATGTCATTAATGTGTCTCTGTGGTACCACAAAACACGGGACATTTACTGTGGTACAGCAGTGTAAAAATGAGAATTCAGGAGCTGAGTTCCTGGCTGTTAATCTCTCGCTGTGTGTTAAGTGCACTTCTCACTAACAGATGCTCCTGAAATGCTTTATTTCACATTGAG comes from the Triplophysa rosa linkage group LG9, Trosa_1v2, whole genome shotgun sequence genome and includes:
- the zbtb22a gene encoding zinc finger and BTB domain-containing protein 22 isoform X1 — encoded protein: MLLHSYTHDHRGQMEQMLGRPSAPLGPVLHVCFPSVRASVLENLNRQREEGQLCDLSIQVQGQVFRAHRCVLAASSPYFHDQVLLKNVTTVSLPSVMDPLAFESVLTSVYTGQLSIVRDDIVNYVTVASFLQMWHIVDKCTDILKRSRPLAQLSPGGATSSSHQSPSSSDCCFAEEQDRGAGEQSVALEKREHGALPPLATWRRPHHHHQQQQGRWGRSSLSIPLKAESPRPDCHADHSCSVVPLTHNVENEVDSGARHRFRTRLQRAREEEEHRRRGERWMEADEGVGEFSEEEKVRVKCEEHQAGGRLRERECGGSEVCHPSQTDPPAQWHGDADWPPGLCARSDGKKDSARRGCAEEADEDGMDIGRFPDGEFQTYDEIQEATGQVSQRPLLPVPPDEFAPGPSELSWPQTVSPASQSSSVPPSSSPPLTSPSSPLSGTSYAGKVHYCHCGKAYTLKSMRDRHVKMQHLNLRPFACPVCSKSFKMKHHLTKHVKTHGSLRPYECVFCGKKIVWRDSFLKHQARCQRLSAATSASITVEVSCEREDEFPSDDGPGQVKKEKTAEY
- the zbtb22a gene encoding zinc finger and BTB domain-containing protein 22 isoform X2, with protein sequence MEQMLGRPSAPLGPVLHVCFPSVRASVLENLNRQREEGQLCDLSIQVQGQVFRAHRCVLAASSPYFHDQVLLKNVTTVSLPSVMDPLAFESVLTSVYTGQLSIVRDDIVNYVTVASFLQMWHIVDKCTDILKRSRPLAQLSPGGATSSSHQSPSSSDCCFAEEQDRGAGEQSVALEKREHGALPPLATWRRPHHHHQQQQGRWGRSSLSIPLKAESPRPDCHADHSCSVVPLTHNVENEVDSGARHRFRTRLQRAREEEEHRRRGERWMEADEGVGEFSEEEKVRVKCEEHQAGGRLRERECGGSEVCHPSQTDPPAQWHGDADWPPGLCARSDGKKDSARRGCAEEADEDGMDIGRFPDGEFQTYDEIQEATGQVSQRPLLPVPPDEFAPGPSELSWPQTVSPASQSSSVPPSSSPPLTSPSSPLSGTSYAGKVHYCHCGKAYTLKSMRDRHVKMQHLNLRPFACPVCSKSFKMKHHLTKHVKTHGSLRPYECVFCGKKIVWRDSFLKHQARCQRLSAATSASITVEVSCEREDEFPSDDGPGQVKKEKTAEY